In Lolium rigidum isolate FL_2022 chromosome 3, APGP_CSIRO_Lrig_0.1, whole genome shotgun sequence, the genomic window TTTTGGCTTATATCATGGAAAATTACAGCGCACAGAACAAGAATGCAATTATGCGTTGAGCACGTAACACCAGATACTCCATGATAGAAAAATGACCTTTAAGAATTATTTTTTCATCAATGAGTAACATTTTCTTTCGAATGAAAACTATAGAGGAAGCACCGTCCTAGTGCTAAGTGTAAACAGGAAACCAAATTTGTATCTATGCGGATCTCTACCCTGTTAGTGGGGTTATAAATCCCCTCCATCAAGCGTCTGAGGTACGCTCACATCCTATATATCAATGTGTAACATCTGGCAGTAAACCATTAGAGTCTAATACATAGGATAATAACATGGCTAAGAGTATGAATTTTGTTCTATAGACCAAGTTACATCATGATAAAAGTGTCCTTGTAGTGTCACACGGTATGTTTAATCTGCATTACCGTGAAGCGGGTCCTCGGTGTATGCATATGTTGGCATGTCTATACTCATGTATCTCCTACTAGTTCTAAAATAATCATCAAGATGGTATGCAGAACTATTTATGTTCTTCATATGCTCCCAAATATATCATGTTTATCCAATGGTATACAAAATTCAGCTCTCTCCATCAACTTATATAAATATGTCTAAGCAAAATGATTAACAAATAATTCAATTTTAAAGAAAATTCTTAAGACATCATTATCGGTTGATCCATCATTACTTCTTAAATATATCATGGCCCATCATGCATCACATTTTCTCTGCGCATCGATGCCACGTCTAAATCTGTCACCGGTCTCATTTTGTGACACCGGTCAAGCTTGTGCCGATAACACCCTAAGCATTGCTTCCTCGCTTGATGCTGCTCACCTATTCGATCGGTGGTGTGTTTGTTTTCACTCCCCAGGCCGAGATCATGCCATAGTTGGTGTGCCTTCTATTGGAGGAGATAGCCCAGATATAATGATGTTATGTGTGTGTAGGAAATCCAGTCTAGAAGTAGTTCTACGGGGAGTTATATTGGGTTTATTTAGAGTTTAAAGGTTTGGGTTTATGGTGAATTTTATGATTTTTGTGGTTCAAAGTTGAGAGTGGTACATCATtgtcaaagttgaaaccaagtttGTCTTTTGAAGTGAAACAAGCTTCAGCTCTGCAAGTAGAAATGTGCGGTTCCAATGTTGGTTTCATGTTTTGTGCCGAAATATGTGATTTTTAGCACCTTTTGGAGCTGTCATATTAAGTGGGTATTTCTGATAGGACCGTATTTCTGATAGGACCGCCCCCATAAATCAGCCCTAGTAGATAATGAAAAAATCATTCCTACTGGTACCACGTTGTCTTCCCTACTTACTTCATTCACAATTACCTCGCATTCTAGGTTTTGTTGAAGTTAAACTTTATAAAAATTAACCAAATATTTTGAAAATAATATCAAGATTTACAATATAAAACTTATTGTATTAAAATCACAATGAAGTATATTTTCAAATTATATGCATTTAATATTATGAATGTTGATATTTCTTTGTTCTattcttggtcaaactttatgacACTAACTAAATCCAGAAATGTGAGATAATTGCGAATGGTGGGAGTATATAACTCCTCGCATGTAATTGATCGCTAGACATGGTATACCAATAAGACATGATGGGTAGGTCGATCTCCTGGGTTTGCTAGTCTCATTGGCCCTGCTAGCCGCAACTACCTACATTGGCCGCGAGCGATACCCCTGGTTTGTATCAAAATGTTCTTTAACTAATCAAAATAACACTATTTATTTGGGAGACAATTGTGAACCGAGGGAATAATACTTTATTAGGTCCATATTATGTGGTCATTTGTGATGAGTATATCAAACCAAGAAAATATCGCATGCGTTACTAGCATGTTGTTAAGCAATCACTATTATATCAATGACTGATGTGATGTCTGGTAGCTCTGCTTGGCATGGATGAGAAATCATCGAGCTAATAATTCGGTCTATGCTCACAGCCGCTCACGGGtgttggtgcgccactggtattcCTCTGATCTAATAGGCCAAGAAAAAACATGTCAAAAATTTGACGGTAAAATCTAAAGAACTTCAACACTGATGCATTGTTGGACAGCCAGACAGGAGTGGAACGTGACTATGCAAAAAAGTTTTATTTGGTTCCAAGGGAACACAGTTCTTCTTCTTTTTGCCTTTTCTACCTGGCTTTCAACTCACCATGTATTCATGCCCAGGCTATTCATTTTCTTTGTCCTGCTCCATCTTACTCCTCGCTGTTACCCGCCGCTAGAGGTGTAAACGGATTGGATTGTATTTTGCTCTTCAAAAAAGGAATTCTTTTGATTCAACCATCTCTTTCTCAACTCAGCAACTTGACCATATCCTCTACCATATATTTTTTTCTCGGTTTCGGATTGGAGCGGATATTGATCAATTTCGGATTCGAATGCGGATATATCGGTGTGCGGATTCGAATCGAAAATGGAGCGGACTCAGACCCGAAAAAAAATAGTCGGATATATGGTCTAATCGATAGGTAGTTATAGTTCTTGCAAACCTTGAGAGAGATTTAAACTTTTAGTCTTGTGCAGTTAAGAAGAAAGAGACATAATGTACTAAAACTCAAGCATTGTTAGGAATTAAGATATAAACATGCTCGCCAAACGAATTTGGTAACTTAATAACTACTAACATTCCAAGATTAGCCTTTGCTTTTGACTCAAAAATCGGATTATCCGGTTTTAAATCTTTggattatcctaattaaattttGGATAATTCATATCCGCATGCTATTTGCTATATCGTATCCTATACCATATCCGGAGCATCACATCGAAATCGGATATCCTTATCCGCCGGATTCTTTAAAATCGGATATGGATACCTTAAAACGGGTTTAGCACTGGTTTCGGTACAAAAATTATCCTATCCGTTTACACCTCTAGCCGTCACGTATCTCTCCCGTGCATGAAGTAATTTATCACATGATGGCACGTAGTTCTCTGCATTCAACCAAAAGCCAGTTGAGATATATTCTGGCAGTAAACTCTTGTTCAGCATTGTCTCCTTCCATCTCCATAGCTAGCATAGTAAATATTCCTTACCATGGAGTCCAAGTACTCCTCATGAAAAAATAATGCCGTCCTCCAATCTAGCCACATATTTGAACACGTACATGGTCTTAATCATGCTAGGAGACAGAAGTTATTTTGCAAAATTCGTGTTATGTCCACACTAGAGACTCATAGACATAAAGGATCCGTTTATGATAGCTTCAGCTCATCCCATCTCATCTTCACTCCATCTCCAAACTCACATTTATTTCTATCTCTAGAGTTATAAAATTGTGTTTGGCTATCGAAACCAACCTAGGTTCAAATCTAATTCTGAGATATTTTGTCATGAAGCGACGAAATTTTTATATAGTTGGATCTAGTAGTATCAAGTTGTTGTACCGATCGATTATGTACCTATTTTATGTTTCATCACGtgtttgatgcatgtaaaatgcatacatgaactttgttctTTATGATATTaaattctcacatatttgcaacatatatgatgataatgacATGTTttacaatgatcccctttatttagtTTATAACTTTGTAGAATAGAAATTCCCAGTTtctcgtatttttcactttcagagacctatacgaagtcaaattgacctgagatttttagAGCGTCActatttcatcgggagaagcaccctggaacttggaagcacacctggatgggcatgaggcccaaaagaggtcaggtggcacgcccacaCCCACCCTCTTTCGACCGTCGATCGTCCAATCAACTTGATTTTTTCGCCAACCggtgtattttgacctaaaaatcacaatatatatggccccgaagcgttctcgggaggagagcgccgcagcaCACGTAAACAGAGACTGCAACAGCGAGGATTGGAGGAGGAAAATCCACCGGTATCAccgtcggagggatctccaccttctccagcgtcttcatcattatcaccatgatcaagggggagtagtccacctctggactacgggtttgtggctgtagcttgatctatttctctgacGTTCTTCATACTTCTTAGTGCCATTTGAGCTTCCCTACATGTATGactatatttgtaatacctatgtagtggatccttattctataatATTGCGCTATGAGATCTaatcatattatgtgcaagaagtattgatagatgcatattatgtaccccgtttttCAGTATGTATTCTGATCCAACTTATATTCAAGagtgtgtgtggggtgatgtgtgtattaaatAGAGTTATATggctttagtgattggatagtgacaacaaattcatgatctattatggttttgccttttcttttgctatctcactagggataaagtgaatacatGTGCTATGTTTGTCACGTGACAACAGTGATGATCTTGTTCGTTGAAAGTAgcctatttgatattcaaacatcatatcaAAGTAATTATGGCAATGATCTGTTAATTTTTAATACAAAATTGCATGAagttttctctttcttgtggagtataagagagatgtgttgcaccaTCTCTATTTTAtggcgtgatgcccatatgaatgtgtatctttcacatgttattattttgcatctcatatctcattgatgaattgctattgTCCACTACAAATTAAAAGAgacaatagtcaagtgaacccatgaaccctgtCCACTTTTtgtcataagaaacacatttatcttgcttttatcttgttttctatttgctgcactattttaatctgaaaatataaaaatatttttttatttgcatccaaaacaccaaaaacaatcaaccctttTACTTCTTTTactttacttagttactttattctATCTAGTTTTTACTTACGTGAACCTTGTGCTTTACAACCACACagcggagttggggacacaaggcttttattttattttgcagaattgctagaaaaagagagggagagaatGCTCTTTgcccagttccccgagagtttgatataaacccttgaGTCATTCTTGTGGGGAAAAAATTCTCTGCTGACACAATACTCTACACTTGGAGTCTCAACGTCATCAGTGTTTCACGTGAAACTGACCGCTAAAGTGGTAATCCTAGGTCATACACGTGGAGGAATGTTGTTACCATTTCCACGTTATGAAGAAGCGGATAAAAATTCATCGATGCGAAAGGCCTAGGTTTTAACACAATACAAGAGGAATCATACGATTAACATATTGAGTAAAATATCTTTAAGCATGCCATATTCGAACAAGTATTCACAAAATATGTTGACAAAACAATGGACAACCATATGATAGAAATATGTGTAGTTTTTTGTGACAAAAAAAGGTTGCATTCTCTTGGAAAATATCAATGTAGATCTTGTTGCCGAATTCATCCTTGTGGGCTTTGCAGAAGACCGACATTGATATATCGATCAATTATGGAATGGTCCTACTGGATtcacttcgagaaattgcatcttGCTTGAACGGTTCACACCTAATTGTGATCTCAATCGCATTCTATTGAAGAGCACATCCATACATTGATGCTCGCGCGCGTCCTTATCATATTATGAATACACGATTGGTGCGCCATACTGGACTGTATAATGCCTGAGCGTGATAGATGCCACCACCTGTACTATTATTGGTGATTTGCTTGCATGCCCCTGGCTGAGATTAGCATACTATGGTCGGCGTGCCATCCGTTGGAAGAGATAGCCCAGATAAATTTTGCTCCCTCCATTTTAATGAATAAGGCGTTAtcattttgtgtgtttttaattaaGAAATATTTTAAATATATAAACATTACTCAcaaaaaattagcatcattaggaaGTATTTTCCAATACAAATCCGAAGATACTAATTAACATACACTATAATTAATATCTTGGTCAAAGTTCGTGTGTCTTATTCACtaaaatggaggtagtatgaTTCAaggaaaatgataaggagaggcgcCGCACAGTCGCTTGCGCGTGCGGCTGCACGTCTTCGCATCGCGCCCATAAGGCGCTGGCGCGTACGTCGCTATGTACAAGGGCAGCACCTGCGTTTTTGTGTGCGGCATGAGCGTCCCGTTCAGATTATTTTTCGCTTCTGCAGTGCTACGCTGGCTATATTGTGCCTCTTCTGTAAACAGTGCGCTGGAGGAAAAGCTGGAGCATGTGGGGTGAAGTAGTAGGCATGCATGCCATTTCCTTTCCTAACGTCCATAGCTGATAGCTCTAGAATTACTATTAGTGTTTAAACTAGAATACTTTATTAATTATATTTTCAGATGTAATAGACTAGTACTGTACCTGGTACGAGCATAAAGGTTATTTTTTTGGATTGTTATTACAATGGAAAATTTGTGCTCCATGTATGTTGTAGTAACCATAGAACATGAGAGTTGGATTGTTAAAACCTGGTAGGTGTATAAAAAAATCTGGTAGCTGCGAAAAGAAATCTATAATTCTTCTCCAAAACTAGAGCTGTATTTAAAAATCTGATAATTGCTCTAAAAAACCTGATAGTTGAGTTAATTTAATATGGCAGCCGATAAAAATCTGTTGAATGTTGCACTTAAAAAATCCAGTTGTTGAGTCAAATTAATCTGGTAGTCGATTTAAAAATCTGGCAGTTGCTCTCAATATAACACGATAGGTTAGTCAAATTAATCTGGTAGCATAATAAAATaaatttaatattttcaaatctTGTAATAGCTCTTGGAAAAGCTCGCACTTGAGTCAAATAACATGTAGCCAAATTTAAAATCTAGTAACTGCCCTCCAAAAACCTGATAGTTACATTAAATCTGGCAGTTGCATAAAAAACATGAATAATACCCTCTAAATTAATCTGCATAGTTATATTACATAACCTGATCATCGTTTCATAAGAGCTAGTAGCTTTTCATCAAAAAAGTTATGGATGCCCTAATCGTTTTGCATGCCCGTCAGACAGCCAATGGAGTTAAGCATGAGAAACTCACATGCATGCGCTGCTACTTGCATGTGGTGATTTGTTTATTCCAAGTCATTGCGTGATTTTCTAGCCTAGCCTGCAAAAGCTTGCCAGCCTGTCACAACACGCATGCGCGCTATTCGCTGAGTTTAATTGGTTTACCACCCGCCGCACGGAAGCGCTAGTTGTGCGGCGCCGCCAGGTAGTCAGGTCCATGATTCAATCAATTGTTTCCGTGTGAGTAAAATTTAGAACTAGTACAATGGAGGTTTAGTACGTATTTGGTTTATTGGGAGTTGAAAGGCTTGGTTTTATGGTCTAAATTTAGGATCCAAAGTACAACGGAGTATTTGAGTGTGTAGGGGTTCTAATGTTAGTTTCTGTTTTGAGCCGCCACCTATGATTTTTAACACGTTTTGGAGCTGtgatataagggcatctccagcggggcgatgaaAAGGCGATGTGCGGCCGTTTGCGTCCGcgctgaccggaaatgcgtctgcacccagctccagcggggcgacgcatcgtgTCCGGGGCATTCACCGTGACCCAAACGCGGCGCAAATATGCGGCATGTTTGCATCTCCGTGGACGTTGCGCGGTCACgccgagcgtccgctcgcttccccatgGGCCCGCCTGGCATCGACCCCGTATCAAGGGCATCGCTTCTGCGGCCAGTGCTTCcgtggtcagcgcttccgcgtctgcgccgcagccttcgccttcaatgtcacggctgcctgttctgcgcgcgcactggcgggcggcggcttggcttctgcgccgccttcaatggcatcgtatcccgcacGTGGCTGCCTTAAAAGTCGACCGGCACAGTTCTTGCCCTCGCCTACACTTCCACTCCCACTTCCACCGCCGggcgccgccgcagcaccatgggaaagaagaagaacgacttcaagGCGTCCGGCAACGGTACCAAGAAGGGGAGCGGACGCAGAGGGTGCTGAtgcccgtcacggtggggaggctggTGCACGGgaactggacgccgtgcgacgCCTGGTCGGGCGTGCAATTGCCtgtcggctggcggctcagctaccgccgggtgcccGTCCCTACCGTGCCTGCGTGCGAGCCAgataggagcgccgagatccggcgaaggaggtggtacctgccgccggacctccgcgctgatccggcgtacgccatcgactccgacagctggcgCACGTATCTCGTGTCCGAGAAGGATCGGAGGatgagggcgggcttcatgggcgacagggactttcccttcgaccgtccaccgccgcctcgtcctcgAAGACAGCAGGCACCGACGCGTGCGCACCAGGCACCGACGCGTGCGCATCAGGCACCGACGCATGCGCagtacgacgatgacgacgaatacgacgacgatgacgactacatcgaggcgctggcatatcacaacgaggaggtcaaggatgACAGCGATGACTACGTCGCGGTCGTCTTCCAAGAATAGCAGCTGGCCATGGTGGAGGGATGCGAGTTCGAgttcccggacaacatgacggacgacgagatgacgaagctcggcctcctcgtctccgagaacgaccgacctgtgcagccgccgctgccccggtacgccaccggcttcatgccgccgggcctgtcggaggatgaagccctacgGCTGGCGCTACAGGACTTGGCCGCGCCACAACCGCCGTCGTACAACCCatgggctcctcctccgccgccacatccctgggcgcctccaccgccgccacagccacagcACTGGCCGCCTCCAACGCCGCCACATCCAcaaccctgggcgcctccaccgccgccacagccacaacACTGGCCTTCTCCACCTCTGCCacagccacagccctgggcggctccacctccagcaccgccggcgcgcccggcgtacgttccGCCGGTTTCCAACTGGTCGTGGccggtaccggagctcatcgtgctcgacagcgatgaggagaagcagtaggcgcatgcgtttagggtttattttcatgtgttaaactatgtAAAGCATGTTTTCATGTTTACATGTTATAAAAAATGATTCTcgcaaaaaaatgcgtcgtgccgttggaaccacccgacgcaaacggacgcccggtcGATTTAGATCATTTCgaccgacacaaacggacgcgcgtgAACAATTTCGGACGCTGAAATGCGTCGCCTCACTGGAGATGCCCGAGGCCGGAATTTCCGAGAGGTCCAGGCCGAAAAATCAGCCTTAGCAGACAGTGAAAAATCAGTCCTACCAATGGGCCGGACGCCGTCCTCCCTATATAATTCCTCTGATGGAATTGATCGCTATGCAAATAAGACGTGATGGCTAGCTCGATCTCCTGGGTCCTGCTACTCGCATCGGCCCTGCTAGCCGCAACCGCCTACATTGGCCGCGACGCCGGACACGCGGCCGGAAACGTCGCCACCACGCACCTCCACTTCTACATGCACGACGCCTACGACGGCCCGTTTCCCACGGCCGCGCTCGTCGTCACGGGAAGAGCGCCGCTCTCATTCCCGCCTGACGCTAACGACGCCGGTGAGGCAACGCCACCCTCCGCCCACAGTCGCAGGTTCGGCGACATCGCCGTGATGAACAACGCGCTCACGGAGGGACCCGAGCGCGGCAGCGCGCGCGTCGGCACGGCACAGGGGTTCACCGTGCGCGTCGCGGAGCACGGCGCCGTGAACGACCTGAGCCTGTACCTGGTTTTCCAGGCCGGCGAGTACGCGGGCAGCTCGCTGTCGGTGAAGGGCAGGGTAGATACCGACACCGGGGTGCGCGAGTCGGTGGTCATCGGCGGCACCGGCCGCTTCCGGTTCGCCAGGGGCTACGCGCTCAGCAGGAGCTACGACTACGACTTGGCCAATGGAGGCGTCGTGGAGATCGACGTGTACGTTCAGCTGCCACGACTTTAACCATCTGTTTCTGTCTGTGTTCGCCGCATGACGTCGAGTGTGCATACTGAATTTGAAACGATGTCATTCCAGGAAATAAATACTGTACACATAATTCGCTATGTGGTCGCTACTCACTAGCTGGCCGACTTCGGCAGCGATTAGTGAGGT contains:
- the LOC124703452 gene encoding dirigent protein 1-like; its protein translation is MASSISWVLLLASALLAATAYIGRDAGHAAGNVATTHLHFYMHDAYDGPFPTAALVVTGRAPLSFPPDANDAGEATPPSAHSRRFGDIAVMNNALTEGPERGSARVGTAQGFTVRVAEHGAVNDLSLYLVFQAGEYAGSSLSVKGRVDTDTGVRESVVIGGTGRFRFARGYALSRSYDYDLANGGVVEIDVYVQLPRL